GGCAAAATAAGCATACAAAACACTATGGCCGGAGAAATAATTTATCAATGCGtctcatgtactctatatgtgtCTCACTGTGACTAATTAAGAAAATGGAGAAGCACAAtggaatttaaaatataaacaaacaaaaaaatagtatttgTAATCATACCTATTGCGAAATATTACTATCACTTTCAAGTTCAGTGACAGATCCAACCATGAGTTCATTGGTTCGACAGTATCCAATGCTCCAAGGTTGAactgtatatattcattttctcAATTCAGAAACCACAACGTCTAAATTCTGCATCCGCCACTGCTCTCAGGATCTTCAACTTGAAGTCGTCGAGATGATCTCTCCTTGCTAAGAATCCTTCTAAACGAGCTCAATCTCGAGCTTGATCCACCACCACCAATAGTAGTTTTACCTGATGATGAAGTCCCTTCAAGATTCACAACTATAGACAAATTTCCACCATCCAAAGGCGGCGCTGACGGAGGAATACGACTAACAACACCCTCCCTAGGCTCAGGCAATACCTGAGGTTTCGCCTCAGCTCGACATATAGGACATGTAGAATGACAATTGAACCATTTGTCAATACACTCTATGTGGAAAGTGTGCTTGCAATTAGGCAAAATTCTAACAATTTCACCATCTTCAAGAATACTCAAACAAACTGAACACTCAATTGGATTAGTAATTGCCTCGTCCATGTTATGGTCATCACTTtgcttgtaaacaaatattgggagTGAAGCTATAATAGATGGATCAAGCCCATTTTTTGGTGGCTCAACTTGTGACACAATACTTGTAACCAAGCTCGTGCCGAACATAGCTCGGCCTTGAGCTTGGCGACGACGTCTAATGACACATCTAATGTACATATGGAGAATAGTAACAAGGAAAACAACTATGGATAGTGATATTATGGCACTGAGCATAATTTTGCTGTTGATATCATATTTGATTTTACGGTGATGAGTAAATGGATTatcatcttcatcaaagcccATATTGAGGCTACCGAGTTTTGCGCAGACTACAGATTCATTGGACGATCTTTCTGAAGAAGAAGGGGCTGGTTTTTTATGTTCAACACTTAGGTTTTCTAATATAAGTACAAGTTTTCAAGACTTAGTTATTTTTTAATACAAGTTTTTCCATGTGTTTGGtaatgttaacttatgtgtacgTATTGACTAATGAAAAGCGTGTTTTCATGGAAAATGAAAGGAAACAAACATGAAACTGTATAAGCACACATTTTCAACCATTGACTTGTTGAATATTTTATACTCCTATTTAACTTACTAAATTTTTCTCAGCAACAGTTAGAAGGTGAAATTTCTGCATATTTTCCTTCTGGCAATATGTCAATCAGAAATACCAATCTTGTTTTCTTGTCCCCCCATAGTATaatactctctccgtttcaatttatgtgaacctatttgattggacacggagtttaagagaagagagaagacttttaaatttatgatataaaatgaggcacatatattttgtgtggctataaatcattgcataaaggtaaattatttccaaataaggaaagaaattatttgttttggcacggactaaaaatgaaataggttcacataaattgaaacggatgaagTATTAAGATGAATTTAAATGGATAAATATGATTAGTGAGaatttatataatataatattaaataaaagaCCCTTTGGGGTGGCCTAGTTGGTTGAGCACGTGACTCCCAATGGGAGGTATGGGGTTCAAAACCCACTTGCATACCTCTTTGGTCGAGCCCTTTGCACGGAGCTTGTCTAAAATGATTTATTCTCTTGTGTGATTTATGGGCTATTATACAAAACAATGTATACCCTGTGCGCACTTTAAGAATAGCGATTATGGTTTTTCTTGTTAACAAAAAAGTATTAAATAAAAATATCGTGATGGTCACAATTCAGGTAGGAATTTTGAATTTTGCATGTATATATCAAATAAAAGGTGGTTTTGTACATTACAAAATCCCCGGATACCTTTTTCAAGTGTAGAGAACTTTAAACTCTTGAAATAACAACaatcacaacaataataaataaaataataaaatagtacGATGCAacgtaatatatatataatatgaaaGTCTTATATGTCGACAGAAAATTTTATAGGTATCATATTTGGTGTAAAGACTATAATATGATTCAAAAGACTTAGCAACCCACATAAGTAAATGATGTGAAGACTGAAACTTGCTTTCTTGGTCAAGTTGAGTTCATTTCCAAATTCCTACGCCATTGTGGTTGGTACGTAGAAATGACAGTTCGGTGGACCAAATATTCTGCCAAAACGTAAGACTAAAAGAAGGATCGCATCCTAATGAAGTGTGATATCGGCAGCTTATTCCATCGGAATATTTCAGGGTTCAAACCATGGCTTATAAGTCATATGGAACGAaaatattttctgatttttcacaTTTGATAAAATTAAATATATAGCAATACATTCTTTAAGGAAGAATTTTTCTTAAGGACCCGtttgttcatatatatatattttccttgttacggatttttttctttaaaaaatatgtttgtccatgaaaatttgtaggtttttaaaatgtttttgaaaatgagtttttcaaaacccaaaaaatagttttgacCACTTTACCACTTTTTCAAgttttctagttttttttttttttttccactcACAAGTTTGGACGACTAGTTGCTAAGAAAGAAGACaactaaatgatgatgataatgattcTCTTTTCCCCTCAGACATCAGTTTAGATGATTGATTATATCTTACTAATTCTTATTCTTATGATAGGCTTAACGTAAATGATTTAACTTATACTTCgtatttacttataattaaagagtgcaatttttataaattaatagtgtaacgacccgaccgatcgatttgctttctagatcctcgttcccctaaacaagactctccgtatgtgctttaattgtttatgacttgcgggaatgattagttcgggttgaaatcggaacaatattggcttaaaatggttaagtttgacttaggtcaacatttttagtaaacgacctcggaaatgagatttgacggtcccaataggttcgtatgatgattttggacttgggcgtatgttcggatcgggtttcggatgatCCGAGAGCGTTTCATCGCTTATATTGAAAGTTAgtgcattgaaggttttcaaattctttaaatttggtttgaggtaggATTTGTTGTTATCGAGGTCTGGTTGGGATTTCAAGCCTTGGaacagtttcgtatggtgatttgtgACCTGCACGCAAAATTTGATATCATTCAGAGTAGTCTAAGTATGGTTCGTCGTGTtcagagtaagttggaagaacatGAAGTTCTTAcgttgattcgatttggtttggagggtgattcttaattttgatgttgttttatgcgttCCGGGGGTTCAAGCGAATCCGTTTTATGTttacgaacttgttggtatgtttgggcgatGCCCCGGGGGCTTCAGGTACTATTCGGACGATGCGCAGAACAAGTTTGGGCTTGAAAGAATTGCTGAAGCAGCAGGGTTCTAGTGCAATCGCATCTGTGAAGAACCTGTCGCATGTgcgctcgcagaagcgagctaaTGACAACAGAAGCGACCTGGCGTGGGTTGGCAAGTGGTCGCATAAACGGAGAAGGAACCGCACATGCGAACGCACATGTGCGAGGAGGTtgatcacagaagcggaagggaATTGCAGGTGCGGCAGATTCGCCGCAGAAGCGAGTGTGGAAGACCTGGGCATCGTCCGCACCTGTGAGGATTTATCCGCAGAAGCAGAGCCACAGGCGCGACAGTGTGATCGCAAGTGCGAAACCACTGAAAGCAGTGAGGTTCATTGAATGTCGGGACTTAGGCTATCTTGGCTCATTTCTTTAAtctcttgggcaatttttgagctctttgaagaggggttttcacctagctattgaaggtaagtaattcctacccaatgtaagttaaatacatagattgtgggtagattttaacatgtaaaattatggaaattgtgggtttagttgaaaaacctaggttttgataaaaatgagatttaaccacgaaaatgattatggaattggatgaaaattatatatttgggttcatgaggttatggaaaacatttatcttcgaaaattttcggaatccaagcacgtgggcttgggggtgaattttaggaatcttccatttagggttgggtaattactctaatagctaaattattaactttttagtctatattgattaatttatataatatttggctagcttcggattgttcggcaccaagtgGAGGCCTTAGAGTGAATTTGTGGAgtcggaaagtgagctttgagacgaggtaagtttTTTGCAtatccttgtaagaggaaatttaccccatatgtattttaaattattatttgctTCAAATTGTGGGGGGATGCACATGGACAAGGTGaagagagtccatgcgtagctaccaattatgcttatgtccaggtagttttaggacccaaaATCATGAAGTACCTGTATtgtttgcactctacttgttaatttaagtgcgTGATCTAGCCCAATTCACACCTTAGTTTGGGGTTGTGAagcggtcgattgcaataataattacccaatagggagtcgggatcgaatccacaaggagcgTAGATGTGATTAGGTATATATTCGGGCTAAGCGCGTAAAGTGTCTAAGATGTATTTccacaaactattttttttattctacTTCTAAATTATACTATGGTTTGGAAATGTAAAGCTAGAGaataatatttttggtgttgtttttcaaGTAAAAGATCTAGGGCtatgacttccacctaggtgttttGCTAACGGGTTGTAGGCTTTAGAGCGGGTTTCGTtagtcggggtgtattatagcaatcaacacacaattacccactcaatacctctagGTACTatagtggttttgcccaatttggctctctctcaagtccaaatgggtaatgcACAAAATaattgatagatgctcaagtcgggttttactatctctagattcaaccctttaattgtgactatcaatttcttgagttcatcccaatttcttgttagccaagtttttctagactaggtctctctttctcaagtagagactaagtcaaatatggttgaatcaatgtttgcaaccattaattttaTAGCAAGAACTAGACTAAATATTACACACCCAACAATGAACAAACCCTAATTCAAACATAGGTAcctacactagggttgggtcacaaccttaACTAgcaatttagctactcatagcgggtgatgaagaaaataaagaagaaaagatgattaaagtcatatttaatgataaatagatgaaaatccaatgtAAAATTGACAAGCTATGATACATTTTCCTAAAACAGTAAAGCAAAATGGCTACCAACTTTCAGATATTCAAAAACTTAATCTAATTTCGTCAAAAAGgactatttatacacaactgaAATTTACGGACAAAgttgccctttcggaggttatgcggccgcacaattctgtatGCGGTCCCCACTTTGCTCCAGATCTTGATAGGAGTGGTTTCTACGGCTGCAGAGTTCTGAACTGCGTCCgcacttcttgagttctgcggaccgcacaattctgggtgcgGCCGCATATCTTGAGTTCTGCGGACCATACAATTCTAGGTGAGGTGGCACATttgatttctgcggccgcacaattatagtgcggtccACAGATCTTGATCGTCTTGAATTCCCACTCTCTGAACCTTGACTTcagcggccgcacaattattgttcggtccgcactttgcattgTAGCACTGTCAAATTTTCTTCTTGTTCTGCGGCCACTAACAgaattctacggtccgcactttagctctttttgcttgatttttgtccttgttcaaaatcactcattcttgagttgaatttcatcactttggctcactttccaatactcctgcaagtaagcatattttatcagttttcgggaatacctttaagcatttttgaactaattctcaagcaaataaggtaattcccaacTCCATAAGAAAAAAGATGTTCCAGCTAAGCTAAGgtgaatcaaacacacatcaataGTGACCAACAATTATCCACACACTCATGAATCATCAACAAGGTAATGTTTTGAAGGTTAAAGCACAAATAACTCTAATGTTACACTTGaccatcaagagttgactttactcatcaaaaAAGTTCGCACTTtaatgtaggtcattgtggatcccaaactcctcctcttaTACTCTCTATTTGCtcatctcacttaagaatgtagcactcaattcaatgATTTGTGAAACGTTCgatcatcactctcaaaagaatgtcataagtatgactctaagtaccatatgcttgcctcTCATgcaaatcaccactaatgtaagctcactcggcttgaaatcacgtatggctttttcggcatgtaatgaaggcttttggactaaggtaggaaatgttggaatagaacgggttcatctttccttaatcacttcattttctctttttggctcatgaTTTGCTGgctctttgagtcattttattTTCCTTAGAGGAACTAGAGaaacttgacatcactctttcttggtcaagATATTCAttttttctccatgctttgcacttatgcttttatttgaatcccttcaactcttcagaTTATTCACTTTcgttttgtgtttttcttttattctttctttttcttcatttcttttctctttttgaacCTTGGTAcaactttcaaactcctcgtTTCTCCCCCAAAATTATGTTTTCGCCAATTTGCTTCTCacgagtgttaaggaaagctcgggtgccacgAGAGGGTCACTACAAAACGGGTAAAGACTTGTaatatggttatcaaatgagaaaggctttaggctcaaaagggttgactatgGATAACATAATTGGTGGACCATGGAAAATTTCAaaacgggtcaaggagagcctacaatcacttctcaagccaagcaaaacatataatttcgcctagaaacacattcgtaGCAAGTTTTAGACCATtcacacgggtacttggacttgtaacaaaacatctcacctctcacacagctggattgttaaagaggatagaggcgagggcccacaacaaccgtattcaagattgaaaattgctaatggttcaactaaaccactcgataattgcctaagtcaacacaagagtcacaaggtcaccaactagagccatttctttccaagaacttgtttttaaccataagtgtgtaattaagtgtgttggtaccaagtgaagcatgcttgacccttttattcattattactagtGTTTTTACCTAATTATCAAAAAcgaactcaaacccttaagaatgttgtcatgccatccatcgttaggaagagccacccggttcacacaaaaaccacctttggaaagaaccgtggcattaataaaaccaaaggcttattgatcacttaaacataaaaagaagctaccaaATCAAcaagaagctattaaagtaaataagaagctaaactactaagaaacaaaataaagaagctatgaagtaacTACTGAAAGAAAAAATGATTATACAAGCCGAGAATGGGAAAGAGAATATATTCATCAATAGAGAGggaggaatatatacataatgaaaaataaaataaaatagagaaaaaaatagaGTATTataattattacaggccaatgtcaaatgtcatatcaaataaaaaaattgacCACCCCCTAAAtaagaataagcattgtcctcagtgcttaacaaaaatcaaaataaggagGGGAAAGAGTAAAGtggactccctatgtggtctcggTATCCATAGTAGCATCACCTCCCTCGGgctcctctaactggatctcatcatcctatGCTCGGGGAGcagctgggttggtgaacatccgTAGCACCGCCTCAGTAATGTGGGTAGCgcggtctggctcctcagactagccAGCTAGTGCCACTGATGTTGTTGGATCTGCTAGTACTGATGGATCTGTCTCCATCGGTAAGTCAAATAGAATATCCCCAGCGGATGTTATCTTGGTCACTTCTTGTCTCAATTTGTCAACTGATTTTCTCAAAGCTTgagatttcctcatcttcttcacgtGCTTCCCAAGCTCCTCAATTGCTCCTCCATGTGCCACTAAGGTGCCCATGATGGTCTTTTGATTCTCCaatattttcttcaaagtttCCTCCACTCACGAAGGAATCTGGGGTGCTGAGGTAGGGGTCTGAGTTGCAACAACACTGGATAggtcagacagctttgcagtagctgtctgcatccagttgttgagactcgccaatgtttgggagactcgcagcgtaGAGAGTGGATAAGTTGAGGAGGAAGGCACTGATACTGGTGCTGATGGCCCTGAAGATGGAGGTGGTGGCATGGAAGCTATCTCGATGGAAGGACCGGTTGTTATGGAAGGCATGGAAGTTGTAGAAGGCATAGCAGCAGAATCTGCAActaccaccgatggctcatcagactgtctTACGGTAGTAGTCGACTTACCTTTGTTTTTCGGGTTACTTGGGTCCTTCAAAGAGTACCAGGAGAAGGGCTTCTTAGCCCTTACCTTTGTATCAAAGCTCTTAGGCTCCACCCCTGCATCCGTGAGATACTTCATGATAGTGTTAGGATACGGATAGAAGCTTTCACCAAGCCTGACAGCCAGAGACATGTTGGTCGATATGATGGAACCCACATTAATTGAGTACTCGGCCATGATAGATGCAACTAAGACTGCCCGGGGGATTGGAAGACTATTTTCATTCCGTCTTGGGTCTATGCGACTGCATACAAttgtttgccacccttttgcttcaaagttgagaGTGTTCCGCAGAATAGGAACCCCTGTTGGGATctatggtggtggtggtcctggagCTGCCAGTATCTTAGCTAGCCAAGGGTGAGCTGCGTCACCAAGTGTGAACTTCTATAAATAATGCACCGACTCCATATCCTCAAACCCTAAATAAGTGTTCAAGGTGCTCTTATCAAATCGTACTTTCAAGTTCCGCACCTTAGTCACCTTAATCCCCTTCTTGATGTgcgccacattggcatagaactcccggACTAAGTGCTCCTTGGCATCCAATACGCTTTTGGTGAACCatttttacctttttctttcccGAAATTGTCTTAACACATTCGGGTTGTATCTATCCAGATCTTTCAACACAAACTGCCTCTCAAGACTGAACGATCTCTACGGCCACCACTCTCAGAACCTATTGAATGCAGTCAGGCTcacaaacctatcttcccaaaCTTCCTTCTTATTTGACCTCTCCAGGCCTGCAACTCTAGtatcactgtcacgacccaaaatccataaaagtcgtgatggcgtcggactcCACTTTCAagtaagccaacaataaatacttaattaggttatcattttgttacttttgaaatcatattttccttcaattaaatagcaaAAGATGGAGTTTtcaaagtaaataataatattttcaacaatttcaatacaagacaacccataatcaccccaaaactcggtgtcacaagtgcatgagcatcaactaggaagataaaataaaatacaacacctctctagaatacaaattagacagaaaatacataagtaactTTTAAGGGGACTctactggctgcggatcgtagatgggaatgcaactcacctaagtctctgcatttaaccacacctctgcgcccgcCAGGCTGCTGGTCATATATGcacttgcacaaaaatgtgtagctagtgtagtatgagtaagtaaatcaacgtgtacctagtaagtatcccgcctaaccccaaagaagtagtggcgaggggtcgacttcgacacttactagtggtcaaataATATCAGGTAtagtaaagaagtgaataaatatgagacagagtaaatatatgaaacaaacaagtataaaatacgtagtacaattttcctctttacaatttactcaagatctcaactagcaagttccctccgtaactggagcatatatatagatatagtggatttcatcaaagagaTTGTCAAAATCCAAATCAGGGGAAAACCCTCAGATACACTGGATTCTTGCCAAacgttacgcacgattccatgaggataatatatatagagaggaaatgccgaggcgtacggcccgatccaacataaaagtaaattgtgcactgccgagggtcgaatgaagcgaaccatagatgcatctattaacctgccgaggtgaacggcccgctcctatgagagtggtacataaatcctgttgaggcgaacgacccgatcccataagagtggtagaaggaaataccccgcttgcgaatcatacgtgtgacgcggtcaaatataaatttgaGAAAtctccccgctcgcggatcatacttg
The nucleotide sequence above comes from Nicotiana tabacum cultivar K326 chromosome 12, ASM71507v2, whole genome shotgun sequence. Encoded proteins:
- the LOC107816843 gene encoding RING-H2 finger protein ATL40, with product MGFDEDDNPFTHHRKIKYDINSKIMLSAIISLSIVVFLVTILHMYIRCVIRRRRQAQGRAMFGTSLVTSIVSQVEPPKNGLDPSIIASLPIFVYKQSDDHNMDEAITNPIECSVCLSILEDGEIVRILPNCKHTFHIECIDKWFNCHSTCPICRAEAKPQVLPEPREGVVSRIPPSAPPLDGGNLSIVVNLEGTSSSGKTTIGGGGSSSRLSSFRRILSKERSSRRLQVEDPESSGGCRI